One stretch of Oncorhynchus clarkii lewisi isolate Uvic-CL-2024 chromosome 3, UVic_Ocla_1.0, whole genome shotgun sequence DNA includes these proteins:
- the LOC139405730 gene encoding protein phosphatase 1 regulatory subunit 35-like, translating to MTRVGPLQQRPLAGCNDPDIRLVPMPAPVPLVPASLLRCPELDLSLPLSPDPPRPNPASLLRGRSHRQVRFASEEPVVVTVIAEPSKDPPPWQCPGHSSSYSKGKRLHGGDLCWRARSATNEEAPCEERGGSLPEGAELNTTLALRAELDNVAGAEFNSQKAVQEQLQKSDRTKNSISARATEGVNVPPSQHLYMALVNVNVEEEELISQALRDRLQLVSPTCSHSNKKEDSPDLQVFFRGDLLREKPLLPGEEITIPRPQPIPRPADTTFDLYHRHTCWEAGP from the exons ATGACCAGAGTAGGTCCCCTGCAGCAGCGTCCTCTAGCAGGGTGCAATGACCCAGACATCCGACTGGTCCCAATGCCTGCCCCGGTGCCCCTGGTCCCCGCTAGCCTCCTGCGGTGCCCGGAACTGgacctgtctctccccctcagcCCAGACCCGCCACGACCCAACCCAGCTAGCCTGCTGAGAGGACGCAGCCACCGGCAG GTGCGATTTGCCTCCGAGGAGCCTGTGGTTGTCACGGTGATAGCAGAGCCTAGCAAAGACCCTCCACCTTGGCAATGCCCTGGACACTCCAGCAGTTACTCAAAGGGGAAAAGACTCCATG GTGGAGATCTGTGTTGGAGGGCAAGGTCAGCAACCAATGAGGAGGCTCCCTGTGAGGAGAGGGGTGGCAGCCTCCCTGAAGGGGCGGAGTTAAATACTACTCTGGCTCTGAGGGCTGAGCTAGATAACGTGGCAGGGGCAGAGTTTAACTCCCAGAAAGCTGTGCAGGAGCAACTACAGAAGTCAGACAGAACCAAGAACAGCATCAGCGCCCGGGCTACAGAGG GGGTGAACGTCCCTCCATCCCAGCACCTCTACATGGCATTGGTCAATgtgaatgtggaggaggaggagcttaTCAGCCAGGCTCTACGTGACAGGCTTCAGCTGGTCTCGCCCACATGCAGCCATAGCAACAAG aaaGAGGACAGTCCTGACCTGCAGGTTTTCTTCAGGGGGGATCTGCTGAGAGAGAAGCCCCTCCTACCAGGGGAGGAGATTACCATACCACGCCCCCAGCCCATCCCACGCCCCGCAGACACAACCTTCGACCTCTACCATAGACACACATGCTGGGAGGCTGGACcctga
- the LOC139405729 gene encoding growth hormone secretagogue receptor type 1-like — MDVSALGSGSSCSEDCVLGSGCLEDCGNQNDQTDWEWEDFSGAELVCVTAVCVLLLALGIAGNMLTILVVWLRPHLRSTTYLYLSSMAVSDLLILLLMPLDLYYKLWRFRPWDLGDAVCKLSVFISESCTYSSILHITALSLERYLAVCRPLTAKTLVTRTRVRTLIGCLWVVAVISAGPVFAMVGVEELGGGEGESECRCTDYAVSSGLLGAMMWLSNLYFLVPLGILGVVYGLIGRKLWLRPQRSSRDRAQRHTIKMLGMIVLAFVLCWLPFHVGRTLFSMTLGSSADMYYISQYFNLVSFVLFYLSAAVNPILYNTMSARYRHAVRSLLRSHTPRSHHPPLTPQHSTTTL, encoded by the exons ATGGACGTGTCAGCGCTGGGCAGTGGGAGCAGCTGTTCAGAGGATTGTGTGCTAGGGTCTGGCTGTCTGGAGGACTGTGGGAACCAGAATGACCAGACTGACTGGGAATGGGAGGACTTCAGTGGGGCTGAGCTGGTGTGTGTGACAGCCGTGTGTGTGCTGCTGCTAGCCCTGGGCATCGCAGGAAATATGTTAACCATCCTGGTAGTTTGGCTCCGGCCACACCTGAGAAGCACCACCTACCTCTACCTGAGTAGTATGGCCGTCTCCGACCTCCTCATACTGCTTCTGATGCCTTTAGATCTGTACTACAAG CTGTGGAGGTTCCGGCCCTGGGATCTGGGTGATGCAGTGTGTAAGCTGAGTGTGTTCATCAGTGAGAGTTGTACCTACTCCTCCATCCTCCACATCACCGCCCTTTCTCTGGAGCGCTACCTCGCTGTCTGTCGACCACTCACAGCCAAGACCCTAGTCACACGGACCCGCGTCCGCACTCTCATTGGCTGCCTGTGGGTTGTGGCCGTGATCAGCGCTGGGCCGGTGTTTGCTATGGTAGGGGTAGAGGAGCtggggggaggtgagggggagagcGAGTGTCGGTGTACGGACTACGCCGTCTCCTCAGGCCTGCTGGGGGCCATGATGTGGCTCTCCAACCTCTACTTCCTGGTGCCGCTGGGCATTCTGGGAGTTGTGTATGGTCTGATCGGCAGGAAGCTTTGGCTCCGCCCACAACGCAGCAGCCGAGACCGCGCCCAGCGACACACCATCAAGATGCTCG ggaTGATCGTGCTGGCGTTTGTTCTGTGTTGGCTGCCGTTCCACGTTGGTCGGACGTTGTTCTCTATGACTCTGGGCTCCAGCGCTGATATGTACTACATCTCTCAGtactttaacctggtctcctttGTGTTGTTCTACCTCAGTGCTGCTGTCAACCCTATCCTCTACAACACCATGTCAGCACGCTACCGCCACGCTGTCCGCAGCCTGCTGCGCTCACACACACCCCGCTCCCACCACCCCCCACTCACGCCACAACACTCTACCACCACTCTGTAA
- the LOC139388261 gene encoding ictacalcin-like, which translates to MAQVQQGMALLISAFHKYSGKEGDKTTLSKGELKDLLNAELGEIMGKNTDQAKVDKIFKDLDANSDGSVDFQEYVTLVACLTMMCNEFFTKK; encoded by the exons ATGGCACAGGTCCAGCAGGGTATGGCATTGCTCATCTCAGCCTTCCACAAGTACTCTGGCAAGGAGGGCGACAAGACGACCCTGAGCAAGGGAGAACTCAAAGATCTGCTCAATGCTGAGCTTGGAGAGATCATGGGG AAAAACACTGACCAGGCAAAGGTTGACAAGATCTTCAAAGATCTGGACGCTAACTCAGATGGCAGTGTGGACTTCCAGGAGTATGTCACACTGGTGGCCTGCCTGACCATGATGTGCAATGAGTTCTTCACCAAGAAGTGA
- the LOC139405716 gene encoding TSC22 domain family protein 1-like, with the protein MSIPRRSSPRTTSKSQPQPQTTTQPEHQPQTTSKSQPQPQTTTQPQPQHQTLAPLPSWSLCLKGTPSVRNAEAALLLFCHSGSSSSKIAIDNKIEQAMDLVKSHLMLAVREEEELLRKRINQLSERNAQLERENYILRALRDRQRH; encoded by the exons ATGTCTATCCCCAGACGATCATCGCCGCGG ACTACTTCTAAGTCtcaacctcaaccccagaccaCTACTCAACCCGAACATCAACCCCAGACTACTTCTAAGTCTCAACCTCAACCCCAGACAACTACTCAACCCCAACCTCAACACCAGACCCTGGCCCCGCTCCCATCCTGGTCGCTGTGTCTGAAGGGTACACCTTCTGTCCGGAATGCTGAGGCAGCCCTGCTGCTCTTCTGCCACAG tggCTCCAGTAGCAGTAAGATTGCAATTGACAACAAGATTGAGCAAGCCATG GACTTGGTGAAGAGCCACCTGATGCTGgctgtgagagaggaggaggagctactgaGGAAGCGGATCAACCAGCTGTCAGAGAGGAACgcccagctggagagagagaactacataCTGAGagcactgagagacagacagagacactaa